The window ACCTTGTAATAGTGGCATTGCACAGCAATACCAACAGCCCTGAAAAGAATTTCGGGATATCTCCCGCCATGCTCGACCTTGTGAAATCAGTCAAAGCCATTAAACCTATAGTGCTTGATGTTTTTGCAAGTCCTTATTCACTGGCAGGATTAGGCGATACCAAAGGAATTGCTGGCCTGTACATAAATTATCAGGATAATGACTACTGCCAGCAGGCAGGTGCTGAAGCCATTTTTGGCGGCATTCCGGTCGATGGTCGACTGCCGGTGAGCGTCGGCAATATGTTTAATGTAAATGCCGGTTTCGATACAAAAAAAATCAGGCTCAAATATTCAATTCCTGAAGACGAAGGCATACGCTCTCAGGATTTTGATCCGCTTGATTCCATTGCCAAAAAAGGAATCAAGGATGAGATTTTTCCGGGCTGTCAGGTACTCGTGGCCGTCGGAGGAAATGTGGTTTATCATAAGTCGTTCGGATATCATACATACGATAAAAAGAATGCCGTACTCAACAGCGACATCTACGATCTTGCATCACTGACTAAAGTTGCTGCCACGACCATTTCCATCATGCGCCTGTACGAACAGGGGTTGATTAAACTTGATGATAAACTCGTGAAATACCTGCCGGAGCTGGATAGCACGAATAAAGAAAATATCATTATCCGTAACCTGATGGCGCATCAGGCACAGCTAAAGGCGTGGATTCCGTTCTATAAAAAAACAATTACTGCCGGTGTGTGCGATACCAATATTTACAGCAAAGTGAAGTCGGCACGCTTTCCGTATCGTGTTGCCGAAGGTCTTTATATCCGTGGCGATTATCAGGATACAATTTATTCTGCCATCATAAAATCGGAATTGCGCACTCATGATAACTATCTCTACAGCGACCTGGGATTTTATCTTCTGAAGAAAATTATCGAGAAGCAAACCAACATGACTATCGACCATTACGTTCGCGATAACTTCTACAAGCCTCTTGGACTGGTTACGCTGTGCTATCAGCCACGCAATTATTTTGACCTGGGACGCATTATTCCGTCCGAAAAAGATACCTTTTTCAGAAAGCAGGATTTGATAGGCGATGTGAACGATCAGGGTGCTGCAATGCTTGGTGGAATTGGTGGACATGCAGGCCTTTTTTCCAATTCAAATGATCTGGCTATTTTGCTTCAAATGCTTTTGCAGGAAGGCGAATACGGCGGCAAACGCTACTTCAAAGCATCTACCATAAATGAGTTTACCAAATACCAGTTCAGCGGAAACCGCCGTGGGCTAGGCTTTGATAAGCCTGCTCCCGAACGCGATAAAGGCGCAACATGCAAAGATGCATCCGACGCGAGTTTCGGGCATTCCGGATTTACCGGAACCTTTGTGTGGGTTGACCCAAAATATGACCTGATATTTGTATTCCTCTCTAACAGAACGTATCCGTATTCGGCCAATAATAAACTGGTGGAATCAGGCATACGTTCTATGATGCAG of the Bacteroidota bacterium genome contains:
- a CDS encoding glycoside hydrolase family 3 N-terminal domain-containing protein, which codes for MKRPVFLSFIAALLLTFIFISDAGNHNLPATMPKNPPDRQTAWVDSVFKTLTPTQRIAQMIMIPAYSNKTLAENADVTKFITDYNVGGIIFFQGGPVREAAMTNYWQKIAKTPLFVAIDGEWGLGMRLKDSTVSFPKQMTLGAIKNDNLIYEMGAEIASEFKRIGININFAPDIDINSNPKNPVIGYRSFGEDKRNVALKGIAYMKGMQDNGLMACGKHFPGHGDTDKDSHKTLPTISHSLAMLDSVDLYPFRELIRNGLASVMVAHLNIPALDTNANTPTTLSKPAVTDLLKGKMEFSGLVFTDAMGMKGLADYYTPGDMAVKAAQAGIDILLMPPDVPAAIDGIKKAIAAGTISQAEIDKRCKKILEFKYKFGLASKKKIDAKNIFSDINNSTSDLINRRLYEAATTLIVNADSLMPLRNLDSLKIATLCVGHKTGTHFQEIIDNYAPVTHFNLDAEFSSSEKDNILEKLAAFDLVIVALHSNTNSPEKNFGISPAMLDLVKSVKAIKPIVLDVFASPYSLAGLGDTKGIAGLYINYQDNDYCQQAGAEAIFGGIPVDGRLPVSVGNMFNVNAGFDTKKIRLKYSIPEDEGIRSQDFDPLDSIAKKGIKDEIFPGCQVLVAVGGNVVYHKSFGYHTYDKKNAVLNSDIYDLASLTKVAATTISIMRLYEQGLIKLDDKLVKYLPELDSTNKENIIIRNLMAHQAQLKAWIPFYKKTITAGVCDTNIYSKVKSARFPYRVAEGLYIRGDYQDTIYSAIIKSELRTHDNYLYSDLGFYLLKKIIEKQTNMTIDHYVRDNFYKPLGLVTLCYQPRNYFDLGRIIPSEKDTFFRKQDLIGDVNDQGAAMLGGIGGHAGLFSNSNDLAILLQMLLQEGEYGGKRYFKASTINEFTKYQFSGNRRGLGFDKPAPERDKGATCKDASDASFGHSGFTGTFVWVDPKYDLIFVFLSNRTYPYSANNKLVESGIRSMMQARIYDAVLKRKK